The following proteins come from a genomic window of Myroides odoratus DSM 2801:
- the xpt gene encoding xanthine phosphoribosyltransferase has translation MELLRQRILQDGRCFEGGILKVDSFINHQMDPVLMKSIGVEFVRRFAGTKVNKIMTIEASGIAPAIMTGYLLNLPVVFAKKKKPSTMEHMLHTQIHSFTKDRTYDVVISNDFLTPDDHVLFVDDFLAYGNAAVGVLDLIEQSGATLVGMGFIIEKAFQEGRKLLEEKGVRVESLAIIDDLSNCTITIR, from the coding sequence ATGGAATTATTACGTCAACGAATTCTTCAAGATGGTAGATGTTTTGAAGGAGGAATTTTAAAAGTAGATAGCTTTATCAATCACCAAATGGACCCGGTTTTAATGAAGTCTATTGGAGTAGAGTTTGTCCGTCGATTTGCAGGAACTAAAGTAAACAAGATCATGACCATTGAAGCAAGTGGAATTGCACCTGCGATTATGACAGGATACTTGCTTAATCTTCCTGTGGTATTTGCAAAGAAAAAGAAACCTAGTACGATGGAGCATATGTTGCACACGCAAATCCACTCTTTTACAAAAGATAGAACGTATGATGTAGTGATTAGCAATGATTTTCTAACTCCTGATGATCACGTACTTTTTGTAGATGATTTCCTAGCGTATGGAAATGCTGCTGTAGGAGTATTAGATTTGATCGAACAATCTGGAGCTACTTTAGTTGGAATGGGCTTTATCATTGAAAAAGCTTTTCAAGAAGGACGAAAGTTACTAGAAGAAAAAGGTGTTCGCGTTGAATCCTTAGCTATTATTGATGATCTTTCTAATTGTACGATTACAATTCGATAA
- a CDS encoding class I SAM-dependent methyltransferase has protein sequence MSNLDLNEVANQLRCPSGQAGEELAEVMFKSNSNMIYKTIDRLQLHQEDIVLEIGFGSAKHLPYIFSTAQDLQYYGVEISSLMLEMAMKVKESLSQEKIELQLSEELNTLSYPDKFFNHCFSVNTVYFWKDPVKYFTEIYRVLKPGGSIALSYIREDFAQQQPFAKEDVFHFYRTEWLIRIMTNIGYSHVERWQYIENTLDKVGNKVIRPFVVLKGKK, from the coding sequence ATGAGTAATTTAGATTTAAATGAGGTAGCAAATCAACTGCGATGCCCTTCTGGACAGGCAGGTGAAGAGTTGGCAGAAGTAATGTTTAAATCAAATAGCAACATGATTTACAAAACGATAGATCGGTTGCAACTGCACCAGGAGGATATTGTCTTAGAAATTGGATTTGGCAGTGCCAAACATTTGCCTTACATTTTTTCAACTGCCCAAGATCTTCAGTATTATGGCGTAGAAATTTCTAGTTTAATGTTAGAAATGGCGATGAAAGTAAAGGAATCGTTGAGCCAAGAAAAAATAGAATTGCAATTGTCAGAAGAATTAAACACACTTTCTTATCCAGATAAGTTTTTTAATCATTGTTTTTCCGTAAATACAGTTTATTTCTGGAAGGATCCAGTTAAGTATTTTACAGAGATTTATCGCGTGCTTAAACCTGGAGGAAGTATAGCGCTATCTTATATACGAGAAGATTTCGCGCAACAACAACCATTTGCTAAAGAAGATGTTTTTCATTTTTATCGAACAGAATGGTTAATCCGAATTATGACTAATATAGGTTATAGTCATGTAGAACGTTGGCAGTATATTGAAAATACATTAGATAAAGTAGGTAATAAAGTAATTCGACCTTTTGTTGTATTAAAAGGGAAGAAGTGA
- a CDS encoding HmuY family protein — protein MKKYKLGKLVIALVALVFFSSCEKDSNNGNSDVRDFIVAFDDPSIPYREIETTRQVELVFSEMAQGEGSIEIQIIPSKAIYGVDFATVPAAANHKLIVPFSKGMKSTSFTFENLIFPYDRMDKTIQFNIEKVNYSEKTPKIQGYNVMMISFDTSLGGIMAPNVGGPTQPNQVYVDLGGKAMYEVKRNSWDLAFDSGNEFRVRLNGSVYMAAGTIKGVNTIDDVRDDNTIREMKNVVKIGTFDPANLEYIDDPSGDPSKTAIHAISDIDANNKVYLVNMGFDPGMDAVEPGSVLVTGKERGWKKVRILKREGGYLLQYADINDSTHKEVMIPKSPGFNFTFYSFNTNSIVQVEPSKAKWDLNFTVFTNKVDQAGDPKGSYGYSDFIVQNSYGGVKAYKVTIPAGDKNFYKAYNLQSVDESALSNDFTTIGGTWREVANAKVLYKNVFYVIKDAKGNYYKMRMLDFFNEKGDRGYPKFEYALLR, from the coding sequence ATGAAGAAGTATAAATTAGGAAAACTTGTTATTGCACTTGTTGCACTTGTTTTTTTCAGTTCATGTGAGAAAGATTCTAATAATGGAAATAGTGATGTTCGCGATTTCATTGTAGCTTTTGATGACCCTTCTATTCCTTATCGAGAAATTGAAACAACACGTCAGGTGGAGTTAGTTTTTTCTGAAATGGCACAAGGAGAAGGAAGCATTGAAATTCAGATTATTCCTAGTAAGGCTATATATGGGGTAGATTTTGCTACCGTACCAGCAGCAGCCAATCATAAATTAATCGTTCCTTTTTCTAAAGGAATGAAAAGTACATCGTTTACCTTCGAAAATTTAATTTTTCCATATGATCGAATGGATAAGACCATTCAGTTCAATATCGAAAAAGTAAATTACAGCGAGAAGACACCAAAGATCCAAGGGTATAATGTCATGATGATTAGTTTTGACACCTCATTGGGTGGAATTATGGCACCGAATGTTGGTGGTCCGACACAACCAAATCAGGTTTATGTTGATCTAGGTGGAAAAGCAATGTATGAAGTGAAACGCAATTCATGGGATTTAGCCTTTGATAGTGGAAATGAATTTAGAGTTCGTCTGAATGGTTCTGTATATATGGCTGCTGGTACAATCAAAGGAGTGAATACAATCGATGATGTACGCGACGACAATACGATTCGCGAGATGAAAAATGTAGTGAAAATCGGAACTTTTGATCCAGCGAATCTAGAATATATTGACGACCCATCGGGAGATCCTTCTAAAACGGCGATTCACGCAATTTCTGATATTGATGCAAATAACAAAGTGTATTTGGTTAATATGGGCTTTGACCCAGGAATGGATGCAGTTGAACCAGGATCGGTTTTAGTGACAGGTAAAGAACGCGGTTGGAAAAAAGTACGTATCCTAAAACGTGAAGGAGGTTATCTATTGCAGTATGCAGATATCAATGATAGTACGCATAAAGAGGTAATGATACCAAAATCACCTGGATTCAATTTTACCTTCTATAGCTTCAATACAAATAGTATTGTACAAGTCGAGCCAAGTAAAGCAAAATGGGATTTAAACTTTACGGTCTTTACAAATAAAGTAGATCAGGCTGGAGATCCAAAAGGATCATATGGATACTCTGACTTTATTGTACAGAATAGTTATGGTGGTGTAAAAGCGTATAAAGTAACTATACCAGCAGGTGATAAGAATTTCTATAAAGCTTATAATTTGCAAAGTGTAGATGAAAGCGCATTATCTAACGATTTTACCACAATAGGTGGTACATGGAGAGAAGTAGCAAATGCAAAAGTGTTGTATAAAAATGTGTTTTATGTCATCAAAGATGCAAAAGGAAATTATTATAAAATGAGAATGCTAGATTTCTTCAATGAAAAAGGAGATCGTGGATACCCAAAATTTGAATATGCTCTATTGAGATAA
- a CDS encoding TonB-dependent receptor plug domain-containing protein: MKRSLLLATGTLLTLSSTVVAQTNDTIKEPDQKLEEIVISGQYNPQSINKAVNNVTVLNRQRIENLGAVTLADALNQVMNISILPNAGTGRSTVKMFGLDAQYFTILIDNVPMISDEGFGNNTDLTQINLDDIEQIEIVEGAMGVDYGANAVTGIINIITKKNNINDWNVNFFVQEETVGSEYDLKNKGKHIQGITVGHNINDNLYASISYTHNDFKGWYDDRKGFTYYGDEDKRGHEWLPKNQNNVKGFLNYHHKSYRVYYKFEYFDERMKDYAKLFNINEDPIFETINPVAVDRILNTQRWSNVLNTSGNWNDWLRFDLSFSYQKQERETNKYRYRIMYDEKFDKSSFKSESREVFFSRGTFSDFIKLDAAKFQVGYEIAYTNGFSAMSEQLAENPQKKALGSYDFYASSEINVLPRLMVRPGYRLMTSNTFDSQHAMSLVLKYVLPGDYEIRGTIGTSPRLPNYEELYTYFVDVNHDLQGNENLKPEKGKTLFLNFKKTFSLGDNIELSNSLTGRYLEVSDKIDLIEVVNPDGLKFIYENTDLYRNIGATFLSQLSWNSFDFGLGFTMSGVSQEIHKAPKGTDKYLYTPEVTANINYRLEKTGTNFSLYYKFNGEEERFKKGSDEFGEYYAKGKQESYSWLDFSVRQPFFKNMLYATVGVRNLFDIKDIRSTTSGATAHAGGSTTNPIGYGTSFFIKLQYKLGF, from the coding sequence ATGAAACGTTCACTACTGCTTGCAACAGGTACCTTACTTACTTTAAGTTCGACTGTAGTTGCTCAAACAAATGATACGATCAAAGAGCCAGACCAAAAGTTGGAAGAAATTGTAATTTCGGGTCAATATAATCCTCAGTCGATCAATAAAGCTGTCAACAACGTAACTGTTCTAAATAGGCAAAGAATTGAAAATTTAGGCGCTGTTACTTTAGCGGATGCTTTAAATCAAGTAATGAATATTTCTATTTTACCTAATGCGGGTACAGGTCGTTCAACCGTTAAAATGTTTGGTCTAGACGCCCAATATTTTACCATTCTAATTGATAACGTACCGATGATTTCAGATGAAGGATTCGGAAACAACACGGACTTAACGCAAATCAATCTTGACGATATTGAACAGATTGAAATCGTTGAAGGAGCAATGGGGGTTGATTATGGTGCTAATGCAGTAACGGGAATTATCAATATCATCACGAAAAAGAATAACATCAACGATTGGAATGTCAATTTCTTTGTACAAGAAGAAACTGTAGGAAGTGAATATGACCTAAAGAATAAAGGGAAGCATATTCAGGGTATTACTGTGGGACATAATATCAATGATAATTTATATGCTAGTATCTCCTATACGCATAATGATTTTAAAGGATGGTATGACGATAGAAAAGGATTTACCTACTATGGTGATGAAGATAAAAGAGGACATGAGTGGTTGCCAAAAAATCAAAATAACGTAAAAGGTTTTTTAAACTATCACCATAAGTCTTATCGCGTGTATTATAAGTTTGAATACTTTGATGAGCGCATGAAAGACTATGCTAAATTGTTCAATATTAATGAAGATCCAATCTTTGAAACAATTAATCCAGTAGCGGTAGACCGTATTTTGAATACACAACGTTGGTCGAATGTATTGAATACATCTGGAAATTGGAATGATTGGTTGCGATTTGATTTATCTTTCTCTTATCAAAAACAAGAAAGAGAGACCAATAAATATAGATATCGTATTATGTACGATGAAAAATTTGATAAAAGCTCATTTAAAAGTGAAAGTAGAGAAGTGTTTTTCTCAAGAGGTACGTTTAGTGACTTTATCAAATTAGATGCAGCGAAATTTCAAGTAGGATACGAGATAGCCTATACGAATGGTTTTTCTGCCATGTCAGAACAGCTAGCTGAAAATCCACAGAAAAAAGCATTGGGAAGCTATGATTTTTATGCTTCCTCTGAAATCAATGTTTTACCGCGCTTGATGGTTCGTCCAGGGTATCGCTTGATGACTTCAAATACATTTGACAGTCAACATGCTATGAGCTTGGTATTGAAATACGTTCTTCCAGGTGATTACGAGATTCGCGGTACAATTGGTACTTCTCCTCGTTTGCCAAATTATGAAGAATTGTATACGTACTTTGTTGATGTGAATCACGATTTACAAGGGAACGAAAATTTAAAACCAGAAAAAGGGAAAACGTTATTTTTAAACTTTAAGAAAACGTTTTCATTGGGAGATAATATCGAATTGAGTAACAGTTTAACAGGTCGTTATTTAGAGGTTTCGGATAAGATTGATTTAATTGAGGTTGTAAATCCAGATGGATTGAAATTCATTTACGAGAATACAGATTTATACCGCAATATTGGAGCAACGTTCTTGAGTCAATTGAGCTGGAATTCTTTTGATTTTGGTCTTGGTTTTACGATGTCAGGAGTTTCTCAAGAAATTCACAAAGCACCTAAAGGAACTGATAAGTATTTATATACTCCTGAAGTAACAGCAAACATCAACTATCGTTTGGAGAAAACGGGAACTAATTTTTCTTTATACTATAAATTTAATGGAGAAGAGGAACGTTTCAAAAAAGGATCAGATGAGTTTGGAGAGTATTATGCAAAAGGAAAACAAGAAAGTTATTCTTGGTTAGACTTTAGTGTAAGACAACCGTTCTTCAAAAATATGTTGTATGCAACAGTAGGAGTGAGAAACTTATTTGATATCAAAGATATTCGCTCAACAACGAGTGGAGCTACAGCACACGCAGGAGGCTCAACAACAAATCCAATTGGATATGGAACGAGCTTCTTTATTAAGTTACAATATAAATTAGGATTTTAA
- the ctlX gene encoding citrulline utilization hydrolase CtlX → MKQITNNILMIRPVAFRMNEQTAVNNYYQKVLDNLTPATVNAKAQQEFDAFVEKLRAVGVHVTVVDDTVDPDTPDSIFPNNWISFHESGEVVLYPMFAENRRLERREDILDILEEQGFEINDIWDYTSAEEDDLFLEGTGNLLLDRTNEIAYCALSPRADEGLVIEFCEDFEMNPVIFEAFQTVDGERKNIYHTNVMMCLGDTFAVICADTIDDKQERKIVLNHLKESGKEVVLITEDQVNNFAGNMLQVLGANDEKYLVMSTQAYNSLTDGQIKTLEKHAKILHSSLDTIEACGGGSARCMMAEVFLPKN, encoded by the coding sequence ATGAAACAGATAACAAATAATATTCTGATGATTCGTCCTGTTGCTTTTCGTATGAATGAGCAAACAGCAGTGAATAACTATTACCAAAAGGTTTTAGACAATTTAACTCCAGCAACAGTAAATGCAAAAGCACAACAAGAATTTGATGCTTTCGTTGAAAAGTTACGCGCTGTAGGAGTACATGTTACGGTAGTAGATGATACAGTAGATCCGGATACACCAGATAGTATTTTTCCAAACAACTGGATCTCTTTCCACGAATCTGGAGAAGTTGTTTTGTATCCTATGTTTGCTGAAAACAGACGATTAGAAAGACGTGAAGATATCTTGGATATTTTAGAGGAACAAGGATTTGAAATCAACGATATTTGGGATTATACGTCTGCGGAAGAAGACGATTTGTTTTTAGAAGGAACAGGAAACCTTTTATTAGACAGAACGAATGAAATCGCTTATTGTGCTTTATCTCCACGTGCAGATGAAGGCTTAGTGATTGAGTTTTGTGAAGATTTTGAAATGAACCCTGTTATCTTTGAAGCATTCCAAACCGTTGATGGGGAGCGTAAAAATATCTACCACACCAATGTAATGATGTGTTTAGGGGATACATTCGCCGTTATTTGTGCTGATACAATTGATGATAAACAAGAGAGAAAAATTGTCTTGAATCACTTAAAAGAATCTGGAAAAGAAGTTGTTCTTATTACAGAAGATCAAGTAAACAATTTTGCAGGTAATATGTTGCAAGTATTAGGTGCAAATGACGAAAAATACTTGGTGATGTCTACACAAGCTTATAATAGCTTAACAGATGGACAGATTAAAACACTTGAAAAACACGCAAAAATTCTACACAGCAGCTTAGATACTATTGAAGCATGTGGTGGTGGAAGTGCAAGATGCATGATGGCGGAAGTGTTCTTACCTAAAAACTAG
- a CDS encoding dimethylarginine dimethylaminohydrolase family protein yields the protein MLQLNVKNETSRLRAVVLGTAVSNGPTPTIEEAYDPKSLEHIKAGTYPVEADMVREMEAFNQVFEKYEVKVYRPEIIEDYNQIFTRDIGFVIDNKFIKANILPDRDRELDAINYVLDQINSNDIISAPEEMHFEGGDVMLWNDHIFIGSYKRPDYRNYITARTNELGVEFIRELFPNKIIKSFDLVKSKVEPRDNALHLDCCFQPVGLDKAIIYKGGFYDEKEYQYLVDIFGEANLFQITREEMYNMNSNIFSIAPDVVVSERNFTRLNNWLRNHNITVEEIPYAEIAKQEGLLRCSTLPLIRD from the coding sequence ATGTTACAATTAAATGTAAAAAATGAAACCTCTCGTTTGCGGGCTGTGGTCCTAGGCACTGCCGTTAGTAATGGACCCACCCCAACAATTGAAGAAGCTTATGATCCGAAATCACTGGAACATATCAAAGCAGGTACCTATCCAGTTGAAGCTGATATGGTACGTGAGATGGAAGCTTTTAATCAGGTTTTTGAAAAATACGAGGTAAAGGTATATCGACCTGAAATTATTGAAGACTACAATCAAATCTTTACTCGAGACATTGGATTCGTGATTGATAATAAATTTATCAAAGCCAATATACTTCCCGATCGAGACAGAGAATTAGACGCTATAAACTACGTTTTAGACCAAATAAATTCCAACGATATTATATCCGCACCAGAGGAAATGCATTTCGAAGGTGGTGATGTAATGTTGTGGAATGATCATATCTTTATTGGATCATACAAACGTCCAGATTATCGCAATTATATTACTGCTCGTACCAACGAATTAGGCGTTGAATTTATTCGTGAATTATTTCCAAATAAGATAATCAAGAGCTTTGATTTAGTTAAATCAAAAGTAGAACCAAGAGACAATGCCCTACATTTAGATTGTTGTTTCCAACCCGTAGGTTTGGATAAAGCGATTATCTATAAAGGAGGTTTTTATGATGAGAAGGAATATCAATATTTAGTTGATATCTTTGGTGAAGCGAATTTGTTCCAAATTACAAGAGAAGAAATGTATAACATGAATTCAAATATCTTCTCTATCGCTCCAGACGTTGTTGTATCAGAACGAAACTTTACTCGTTTGAACAATTGGTTAAGAAACCATAATATTACAGTAGAGGAAATCCCATATGCCGAAATTGCAAAACAAGAAGGTTTATTGAGATGTTCTACACTGCCTTTAATAAGAGATTAA
- a CDS encoding citrate synthase — MSKTAFIEVDGQRHELPVLVGTENEVAIDILKLRALTGAITLDPGYKNSGSCQSAITFLDGEQGILRYRGYSIEDLAAKSNFLEVSYLIIFGELPTQEQLTQFEKDIRKYSLVNEEMKNIIDGFPKTAHPMGVLASLTSALTAFNPKVVDADCEKSLYEAVCKTMSKFLVIATWTYRKAKGYPLNYYDNTKSYVDSFLQLMFALPTEPYEMDPVIKNAVDKLFILHADHEQNCSTATVRMVGSSHAGLFASISAGVSALWGPLHGGANQAVLEMLEAIQNDGGDVEKYINKAKDKDDPFRLMGFGHRVYKNFDPRARIIKKAADEVLAKLGVDDPVLDIAKQLEAAALKDPYFVDRHLYPNVDFYSGIIYRALGIPTEMFTVMFAIGRLPGWIAQWKEMRINKEPIGRPRQLYVGEPLREFVPMDQRK, encoded by the coding sequence ATGTCTAAAACAGCTTTTATAGAAGTTGATGGTCAAAGACACGAACTGCCAGTATTAGTTGGTACTGAAAACGAAGTAGCAATTGATATCTTAAAATTACGTGCTTTAACAGGGGCTATCACTTTAGATCCAGGATATAAAAATTCTGGTTCATGCCAAAGTGCAATTACTTTCCTAGATGGAGAACAAGGAATTTTAAGATATAGAGGCTATTCAATCGAGGACCTTGCTGCTAAATCTAACTTTTTAGAAGTTTCTTATTTAATTATTTTCGGAGAGTTACCAACGCAAGAGCAATTAACTCAATTTGAAAAAGATATTCGCAAGTATTCGTTAGTAAACGAAGAAATGAAAAATATCATTGACGGATTCCCGAAAACAGCACACCCAATGGGTGTATTAGCTTCTTTAACAAGCGCGCTAACTGCTTTTAACCCAAAAGTTGTTGATGCAGACTGTGAAAAGAGCTTATATGAAGCTGTGTGCAAAACGATGAGTAAATTCTTAGTTATTGCAACATGGACATATAGAAAAGCAAAAGGATACCCATTGAACTATTATGATAACACAAAAAGTTATGTAGATAGTTTCTTACAGTTAATGTTTGCTTTGCCAACGGAACCATATGAAATGGATCCAGTTATTAAAAACGCAGTAGATAAATTATTTATATTACATGCTGATCACGAACAAAACTGTTCTACTGCTACAGTAAGAATGGTAGGTTCATCGCATGCTGGATTATTTGCTTCAATTTCAGCTGGAGTATCTGCACTTTGGGGACCACTTCACGGTGGTGCTAACCAAGCAGTACTTGAGATGTTAGAAGCAATCCAAAATGATGGTGGTGATGTTGAGAAATATATCAACAAAGCAAAAGACAAAGATGATCCGTTCCGTTTAATGGGATTCGGTCACCGCGTTTACAAAAACTTCGATCCAAGAGCACGTATCATTAAAAAAGCTGCAGATGAAGTATTAGCTAAACTAGGAGTTGATGATCCTGTTTTAGATATTGCTAAACAATTAGAAGCAGCAGCATTAAAAGATCCTTACTTCGTAGATCGTCACTTATATCCAAACGTAGATTTCTACTCTGGAATTATCTATAGAGCATTAGGTATCCCAACAGAGATGTTTACTGTAATGTTTGCTATCGGTCGTTTACCAGGATGGATCGCACAATGGAAAGAAATGAGAATCAACAAAGAACCTATCGGACGTCCACGTCAATTGTATGTTGGAGAACCTTTAAGAGAATTTGTTCCAATGGACCAAAGAAAATAA
- the eno gene encoding phosphopyruvate hydratase yields MSTILSVHARQILDSRGNPTVEVDVITSNGSLGRAAVPSGASTGEHEAVELRDGGKAFMGKGVLKAVENVNTIIAENIVGLSVFEQNYIDQLMIDLDGTPNKGNLGANAILGVSLAVAKAAAAELGMPLYRYVGGVSANTLPVPMMNIINGGSHSDAPIAFQEFMIMPVKAITFLHAMQMGTEIFHHLKKVLHDRQLSTAVGDEGGFAPTLKGTEDALDSIKVAVENAGYRFGDEIMLALDCAASEFYVNGKYDYTKFEGDLGKVRSSQEQADYLAELAAKYPIISIEDGMHEDDWEGWKYLTEKIGDKVQLVGDDLFVTNVTRLERGINEGIGNSILIKVNQIGTLTETIAAVNMAKNAGYTSVMSHRSGETEDSTIADLAVALNCGQIKTGSASRSDRMAKYNQLLRIEEELGDVAYYPQEKAFKIN; encoded by the coding sequence ATGAGTACAATTTTAAGCGTTCACGCACGTCAAATTTTAGATTCTAGAGGTAATCCAACTGTTGAAGTTGATGTGATTACAAGTAATGGAAGTTTAGGAAGAGCTGCTGTTCCATCAGGAGCTTCTACAGGAGAGCACGAAGCTGTCGAATTAAGAGATGGTGGAAAAGCTTTTATGGGCAAAGGCGTTTTAAAAGCTGTTGAAAACGTGAACACGATTATTGCTGAAAATATTGTAGGTTTAAGCGTATTTGAACAAAATTATATCGATCAGTTGATGATTGACTTAGATGGTACACCAAATAAAGGAAATTTAGGTGCTAATGCAATTCTTGGAGTTTCTTTAGCTGTTGCTAAAGCTGCTGCTGCTGAATTGGGGATGCCTTTATATCGTTACGTAGGTGGTGTTTCTGCAAATACGTTGCCTGTACCCATGATGAATATTATCAATGGTGGATCTCACTCGGATGCTCCTATCGCATTCCAAGAGTTTATGATTATGCCTGTAAAAGCAATCACGTTTTTACACGCAATGCAAATGGGAACAGAAATTTTCCATCACTTGAAAAAAGTATTACACGACAGACAATTAAGTACTGCTGTTGGTGATGAAGGAGGATTCGCTCCAACGTTAAAAGGAACGGAAGATGCTTTAGATTCTATTAAAGTAGCAGTAGAGAATGCTGGATACCGTTTCGGTGATGAAATCATGCTAGCTTTAGACTGTGCAGCTTCTGAATTCTATGTAAATGGAAAATACGATTATACTAAATTTGAAGGTGATTTGGGTAAAGTACGCAGTTCACAAGAGCAAGCGGACTATTTAGCTGAATTAGCTGCTAAATACCCTATTATCTCTATTGAAGATGGAATGCATGAAGATGACTGGGAAGGATGGAAATACTTAACAGAAAAAATCGGAGATAAAGTACAATTGGTAGGAGATGATTTATTCGTAACGAATGTTACGCGTTTAGAAAGAGGAATCAATGAAGGTATTGGAAATTCAATTCTAATTAAAGTAAATCAAATTGGAACGTTGACAGAAACGATTGCAGCAGTTAATATGGCGAAAAACGCTGGTTATACTTCTGTAATGTCACACCGTTCAGGAGAAACTGAAGATAGTACAATTGCAGATTTAGCAGTAGCTTTAAACTGTGGCCAAATTAAAACAGGTTCGGCTTCACGTTCGGATCGTATGGCAAAATACAACCAATTACTTCGTATTGAGGAAGAATTGGGGGATGTTGCTTATTATCCACAAGAAAAGGCATTTAAAATCAACTAA
- the carA gene encoding glutamine-hydrolyzing carbamoyl-phosphate synthase small subunit, protein MEYKRKEDGIIVLADGTVFYGKSIGIKGTAFGEICFNTGMTGYQEVFTDPSYYGQIMLSTNPHIGNYGVNTDEVDSDGIKIAGLVCKNFSYEYSRPGADGSLYDYFDAHQLVAISDVDTRALTAYIRDNGAMNAVLSTDGKSVEELKALLKEVPSMEGLELSSVVSTKEPYFYGNPESKYRVSVLDLGIKTNILRCLAERDCYIQVFPYNSSYEDLLAFNPNGIFLSNGPGDPQALADKGVLTVVKQVVEGNLPVFGICLGHQLICLSQGVGTYKMFSGHRGVNHPVLNVLTGKGEITSQNHGFAVIKEELTNHPTLEISHLHLNDQTVAGVRMKNKAVFSVQYHPESSPGPHDSRYLFDDFVSNMSKN, encoded by the coding sequence ATGGAATATAAAAGAAAAGAAGACGGTATCATTGTTTTAGCAGATGGCACCGTTTTTTATGGGAAATCAATTGGTATTAAAGGAACCGCTTTTGGTGAAATTTGCTTTAATACTGGAATGACAGGGTATCAAGAAGTATTTACTGATCCGTCATACTACGGACAAATTATGCTTTCTACTAATCCTCATATCGGTAACTACGGAGTTAATACAGATGAAGTAGATTCTGATGGAATCAAGATTGCTGGATTAGTATGTAAGAACTTTAGCTACGAATATTCTCGCCCTGGTGCAGATGGTAGTTTATACGATTATTTTGATGCTCATCAATTAGTAGCTATCTCTGATGTGGATACAAGAGCTTTAACTGCTTATATCCGTGACAATGGTGCAATGAACGCCGTTTTGAGCACAGATGGTAAATCAGTTGAAGAACTAAAAGCTTTATTGAAAGAAGTACCTTCTATGGAAGGATTAGAACTTTCTTCTGTGGTTTCTACAAAAGAACCTTATTTTTATGGTAACCCAGAAAGCAAATACCGTGTATCTGTTTTAGATCTTGGGATCAAAACAAATATCTTACGTTGTTTAGCGGAGCGCGATTGCTATATCCAAGTATTTCCATACAACAGTTCGTATGAAGACTTATTGGCTTTCAATCCAAACGGAATCTTCTTATCTAACGGGCCTGGTGATCCACAAGCTTTAGCAGATAAAGGAGTATTAACGGTAGTTAAACAAGTTGTAGAAGGAAATTTACCTGTTTTTGGTATTTGTTTAGGTCATCAGTTAATCTGTTTATCTCAAGGTGTAGGTACTTACAAAATGTTCAGTGGACATAGAGGAGTAAACCACCCGGTATTAAATGTATTGACTGGTAAAGGAGAAATTACATCTCAAAACCATGGATTTGCTGTGATTAAAGAGGAGTTGACAAACCACCCAACCTTAGAAATTTCACATTTGCATTTAAATGACCAAACGGTGGCTGGTGTACGCATGAAAAACAAAGCAGTTTTCTCTGTTCAATACCACCCAGAATCTAGTCCTGGACCACACGATTCAAGATATTTATTCGACGATTTCGTTTCGAATATGAGTAAAAATTAA